CGCCGAGCTGGAAGGGTTTGCAGCCCATCTTGCCGCGCGCCATGCGACAGAGGAAGAAGTGCGCCTGCTGCGCAGCATGGTTGAAGAAGACCGCAAGCTGATAAACGAACCAAAAGCCCTGAGCCGTGCCAACAGGCGCTTTCACAAGCAGATTCATCTGGCGTCGCATAACCGCTATCTGGTGCAACAGCTTGATCTGGTGCATCGGTCCATGGCGCTTCTGGCCACAACATCACTTAGTTTTGAAGGGCGCGGCACCCAGACCATTGACGAGCATTCCGCGATTGTCGAGGCGATTGCCGCCCATGACGGGCAGGGCGCGTATGAGGCGCTGAAAACGCATATCTCGACTGCGTTCCTGACGCGTTTGCGTCAGGATGCAGACAGTGCGGACCGCTATTCTTTATAGCGGCACAATAGGGCCGAGTTGAACCTGTCGGGGCGGCGTTCAGAATATCTGGTCAAGAAAACGCGCCAGCGCCGCATGCGCCTTTTCATTTGCATCAGCGTCCCAGTCATTGGACCCCTCGACCGTGAATGAATGGCGCGCGCCGCCAAAAATCTGGGCTTCATGCGGGACATCTGCTTCTTGCAACGCGTCCATCAGGCGCGCCAGATCGGCCATGCCGGATACGGGATCGGCTGATCCGTGCAGCACCAGAACCGGTGCATCTGTCGCCGAATAATCCTGCCCGTCCGGTGTGTCCAGCCCGCCATGAAAGCTGACAAACCCTGCCATGGCCATGCCTGCGCGCGCAGCTTCCAGTGCTGCCGCACCGCCGAAGCAATACCCGGTGATGACCATTTGTGCGGGCGTGTTATCCAATTGAGAGACTGCATCTGCGGCAGCGGCAATGCGGGCGCGAAACGCGTCGCGGTCCGCATAGAGCGCGCCTGTTTCGCGGCGATAGTCATCAAACCCGTCCAGCACGGCATCGCGCCCAAAAAGATCAACAGCGACGGCGACATAGCCTGATTGCGCAAGCGCATCGGCGCGCGCGATTTCATGGTCGTTTACGCCGTCCCAGTCATGGACAATCAGCACCGTGCCGCGCGGCGTGCC
Above is a window of Roseinatronobacter sp. S2 DNA encoding:
- a CDS encoding dienelactone hydrolase family protein — protein: MQFVTATVFAGASAALVMSAQTGWAQPLEYSVGDIVFEGYVARPEGTPRGTVLIVHDWDGVNDHEIARADALAQSGYVAVAVDLFGRDAVLDGFDDYRRETGALYADRDAFRARIAAAADAVSQLDNTPAQMVITGYCFGGAAALEAARAGMAMAGFVSFHGGLDTPDGQDYSATDAPVLVLHGSADPVSGMADLARLMDALQEADVPHEAQIFGGARHSFTVEGSNDWDADANEKAHAALARFLDQIF
- a CDS encoding GntR family transcriptional regulator translates to MPDFKPPKDAYTLILEAIDLGVYRPGDRLVESELADRFGVSRTPIREALQRLETQSLLTRDGRSLIVASLDHNQLAELYAVRAELEGFAAHLAARHATEEEVRLLRSMVEEDRKLINEPKALSRANRRFHKQIHLASHNRYLVQQLDLVHRSMALLATTSLSFEGRGTQTIDEHSAIVEAIAAHDGQGAYEALKTHISTAFLTRLRQDADSADRYSL